A genome region from Aliivibrio salmonicida LFI1238 includes the following:
- the brnQ gene encoding branched-chain amino acid transport system II carrier protein has protein sequence MKKHNLLAIGLMTFAMFLGAGNIIFPPFLGLEAGTQFLPAMLGFLLTAVGLPALTLIVLGRLSNSGQLTQALPKPLAIAFWVLLFIAIGPAFGMPRAVTVAYEMGIKPFFTGDHLMLFSVMFVGATLLLAFQRGKLVDYIGKVMTPLLVLMLAALALAAIITPLGVLGEPSASYQHKAITSGLIQGYMTMDAIAAVGFGWVIIKAIRDKGCESPKDVFQATLKVTLIYALLMSACYLAMAYVGATSTSIAEGATNGGELLTRYVAEIFGPLGQYLLAGIIIMACLTTTVGLTNACAEYSQQTFRTPFAITAIIVTAMTGVVANFGLEQILAISLPAILILCPVAIALVLAAWFLPTTKHNTISYVSVVMISVVFGGLDALHILGLLSDSLSASLTHYIPLFSAHASWFLPVVITVFISLLLNRKSSALESSN, from the coding sequence TTGAAAAAACACAACTTGCTTGCGATTGGTCTAATGACGTTTGCCATGTTCCTTGGTGCAGGAAACATCATATTCCCTCCTTTTCTTGGCCTTGAAGCAGGCACTCAATTTCTCCCTGCAATGCTCGGCTTTTTACTTACCGCGGTTGGACTTCCAGCATTAACGCTGATTGTTTTAGGGCGACTGAGTAACAGTGGTCAACTAACTCAAGCGTTACCGAAACCATTGGCGATTGCTTTTTGGGTATTACTTTTTATTGCAATTGGTCCTGCCTTCGGGATGCCACGAGCAGTAACGGTTGCGTATGAAATGGGGATTAAGCCCTTCTTTACCGGTGACCACCTAATGCTTTTCTCGGTTATGTTTGTGGGAGCTACGTTATTGTTGGCTTTCCAAAGAGGTAAGTTGGTGGATTACATTGGTAAAGTCATGACGCCACTGCTTGTTCTTATGCTAGCCGCGTTAGCGTTAGCGGCCATTATTACGCCATTAGGTGTTCTTGGTGAGCCGAGTGCCAGTTATCAGCATAAAGCCATCACAAGCGGTTTGATCCAAGGTTACATGACAATGGATGCGATTGCGGCTGTTGGATTTGGTTGGGTCATCATTAAAGCCATTCGTGATAAAGGGTGTGAATCACCAAAAGATGTTTTTCAAGCAACGCTTAAAGTAACGTTGATTTATGCGCTGCTAATGTCGGCGTGTTATTTAGCCATGGCTTATGTTGGTGCGACATCAACGTCTATTGCTGAAGGCGCAACTAATGGTGGTGAATTACTAACGCGTTATGTTGCTGAGATATTTGGACCACTAGGTCAATACTTATTAGCAGGTATTATTATTATGGCGTGTTTAACGACGACGGTAGGGTTGACGAATGCATGTGCTGAGTACAGCCAACAAACGTTCCGCACTCCGTTTGCGATTACCGCGATTATCGTTACAGCGATGACAGGCGTTGTTGCTAACTTCGGATTAGAGCAAATCTTGGCTATCAGCTTACCTGCTATACTCATATTATGTCCGGTAGCGATTGCTTTAGTATTAGCGGCGTGGTTTTTACCTACGACAAAACACAATACTATTTCATACGTTAGTGTTGTGATGATTAGCGTTGTATTTGGTGGGTTAGATGCACTGCATATTTTGGGTTTATTGTCTGATTCTTTATCTGCATCATTAACTCATTATATTCCTCTCTTTTCGGCTCATGCGAGTTGGTTTTTACCTGTAGTGATAACTGTATTTATTAGTCTATTACTAAACCGAAAATCGAGTGCATTAGAGTCATCGAACTAA
- a CDS encoding DUF2127 domain-containing protein translates to MTFSIRESVELKEVNVTTIKKGLRAVAILEASKGIMSLLVAFGVHALADHNLRHLAELIVSRLHLNPASHLPSVFIDAASGLTDAKIMLFTIGAVVYSIIRLVEAYGLWRAQVWTEWFALVSGAIYIPFELYEIIFRTSILSFGAFIINIIVVGYMAYVILDKKKVTPIS, encoded by the coding sequence ATGACTTTTTCTATAAGAGAAAGTGTTGAGTTGAAAGAGGTTAATGTGACAACAATAAAGAAAGGGCTACGTGCGGTTGCCATATTGGAAGCCAGTAAGGGGATAATGTCTCTATTGGTTGCTTTTGGGGTGCATGCTTTAGCGGATCATAATTTACGACATTTAGCTGAATTAATAGTGAGCCGTTTACACTTAAATCCAGCAAGTCATTTACCTAGTGTATTTATTGATGCTGCGAGTGGATTAACTGACGCTAAAATCATGTTATTTACCATTGGTGCGGTGGTGTATTCAATCATTAGGCTTGTTGAAGCTTATGGACTATGGCGAGCACAAGTATGGACTGAATGGTTTGCTTTAGTAAGCGGGGCTATCTATATCCCTTTTGAACTTTATGAAATTATCTTCCGTACAAGTATTCTGAGTTTTGGTGCATTCATTATTAATATCATTGTTGTGGGATACATGGCTTATGTGATCCTCGATAAGAAAAAAGTCACGCCAATATCCTGA